A section of the Malus sylvestris chromosome 17, drMalSylv7.2, whole genome shotgun sequence genome encodes:
- the LOC126612655 gene encoding protein ALP1-like → MQFIYVFPGWEGSASDSRVLHDAITRPNGFKVPTGYYYLVDGGYTNGEGFLAPYRGIPYYLSEWEGRTPSNKEEYFNMKHSKARNVIERCFGLLKGRWSILRSPSFYPIRTQGRIITACCLLHNLIRQEMSVDPLENLPIIQDGQNTEEGEYVGSVETFDQWTAKRNAMAQEMYNE, encoded by the exons atgcagttcatatatgtgtttccggggtgggagggttccgcatcagactctagagtgctacatgatgcaattactaggcctaatggttttaaggtaccaACGG gttattattaccttgtagatggtggttatacaaatggtgaaggattccttgcaccctatagaggaataccttattatttatctgaatgggagggacgaacgccttctaataaggaagagtattttaacatgaagcattctaaggcaaggaatgtaattgaacgttgttttggcttgctaaaaggaaggtggtcgatactaagaagtccatctttctatccgataaggacacaaggtcgaataattactgcttgttgcctactacacaatcttattaGGCAAGAGATGTCTGTAGATCCACTGGAAAATTTGCCAATAATACaagatggacaaaatacagaagaaggtgaatatgttggtagtgTTGAAACATTTGACCAGTGGACTGCAAAGAGGAATGCCATGGCTCAGGAAATGTATAATGAGTGA